In the genome of Myroides phaeus, one region contains:
- a CDS encoding collagen-like protein, which produces MKKRLIYIGLAFTLTTAGYSQVGIGTALPKTAAMLDVDATNKGMLVPRVSLKSLTDDETIDGDMIESLLVFNTNEKAQDLQKGFYYWYEDKWYHLVSDKNFEDLNTRNSHFTVENDSLYLHDTDKKSVSISLKELKQFETVTKIDYKEGDTSFIYYNEDAIDAAGNPILEKGVKVDLLAGPKGDKGDSFLYEDFTQEQLDGLKGPKGDSGYNSESQPGQSGKPGKPGTPGGPGAGVTIVHNNDGVWIYDETTNTWTNINGPKGEKGDKGDTGFKSESQAGKDGEPGTPGTPGGPGEGVTIVHNNDGVWIYDETTNTWTKINGPKGDKGDKGDSGYNSESQPGQSGKPGKPGTPGGPGAGVTIVHNDSGVWIYDETTNTWTNINGPKGDKGDDGYSFVYEDFTEEQLDGLKGPKGDKGDTGFKSESQPGKDGEPGKPGTPGGPGAGVTVVHNNEGVWIYDETTNTWTNINGDNGEAGAKGDKGDKGDKGDTGFKGQNMEGKPGEPGAEGMPGKPGTPGGPGEGVTIVTNNDGVWVVQPDGTWVKINGEDGEKGEDGEKGDKGDTGFKGQNMEGKPGEPGAEGMPGKPGTPGGPGEGVTIVTNNDGVWVVQPDGTWVKINGEDGEKGDKGDKGDKGDTGFKGQNMEGKPGEPGAEGMPGKPGTPGGPGEGVTIVTNNDGVWVVQPDGTWVKINGEDGEKGDKGDKGDTGFKSESQAGKDGEPGEPGTPGGPGAGVTVVHNDSGVWIYDETTNSWTKINGDNGEAGAKGDQGIQGPVGPQGPKGETGDQGIQGDKGLSVTAKPGEDGSVIIIDGEGTEHIVSKGDQGIQGPVGPQGPKGETGDQGIQGDKGLSVTAKPGEDGSVIIIDGEGTEHIVSKGDQGIQGPVGPQGAKGDTGATGPAGANGKDGEKGDTGAKGDTGVTGAQGPAGVGGVTTVVLPLKINGKNGTMNDVGTASNPYVISINTAVFEAPGVVKPVDTDFKLLTDGTLSIKPGFKNGAWNKQKAPNDRPETTEDDIYQYGNVAIGADNVPAKLGNIATNAKLYVEGDTFVNGTIYSQTSTYADYVFEKYFLGESAIKYDYDFKDLEYVKNFVKENHHLPGVTPIGDLNKAANGYIVDYSKLVIEQLEKIEELYLHIIEQDEVNKKQQEHINNLELRMQKMEELLNNL; this is translated from the coding sequence ATGAAAAAAAGATTAATATATATAGGATTAGCTTTTACATTGACTACAGCAGGATATTCACAAGTGGGTATTGGTACGGCTTTGCCTAAAACTGCTGCTATGTTAGATGTAGATGCTACAAATAAAGGAATGTTAGTCCCTCGTGTTAGTTTAAAATCTCTTACAGATGACGAGACTATTGATGGAGATATGATCGAGTCATTATTGGTGTTTAACACTAATGAGAAGGCTCAGGATTTACAAAAAGGATTTTATTATTGGTATGAAGATAAATGGTATCATTTAGTAAGTGATAAAAATTTTGAAGACTTAAATACTCGTAACAGCCATTTTACTGTAGAAAATGATTCACTTTATTTACATGATACTGATAAGAAATCGGTAAGTATTTCTTTGAAAGAGTTGAAACAATTTGAAACTGTAACGAAGATTGATTATAAAGAAGGAGATACAAGTTTCATTTATTATAATGAGGATGCTATTGATGCTGCAGGAAACCCAATTTTAGAAAAAGGGGTTAAAGTTGATTTATTAGCTGGTCCAAAAGGAGATAAAGGAGATTCGTTCTTATATGAAGACTTTACTCAAGAACAATTAGATGGTTTAAAAGGACCAAAAGGAGATTCAGGGTATAATTCAGAATCACAACCAGGTCAGTCAGGAAAACCAGGGAAACCAGGTACTCCAGGAGGACCAGGTGCAGGCGTAACTATCGTTCACAATAACGATGGTGTTTGGATCTATGATGAAACGACTAATACTTGGACAAATATCAATGGTCCAAAAGGAGAGAAGGGAGACAAAGGAGATACTGGTTTCAAATCAGAATCACAAGCAGGTAAAGACGGAGAACCAGGAACACCAGGAACACCAGGAGGACCAGGAGAAGGAGTGACTATTGTTCACAATAATGATGGTGTTTGGATCTATGATGAAACGACCAATACTTGGACAAAAATCAATGGTCCAAAAGGAGATAAGGGAGACAAAGGAGATTCAGGGTATAATTCAGAATCACAACCAGGTCAGTCAGGAAAACCAGGAAAACCAGGTACTCCAGGAGGACCGGGTGCAGGCGTAACTATTGTTCATAACGATAGTGGTGTTTGGATCTATGATGAAACGACTAATACTTGGACAAATATCAATGGTCCAAAAGGAGACAAAGGAGATGATGGGTATTCATTTGTTTATGAGGACTTTACAGAAGAACAGTTAGACGGTTTAAAAGGACCAAAAGGAGACAAAGGAGATACTGGTTTCAAATCAGAATCACAACCAGGTAAAGACGGAGAACCAGGAAAACCAGGAACACCAGGAGGACCAGGTGCAGGAGTAACAGTTGTTCACAATAATGAAGGTGTTTGGATCTATGATGAAACGACCAATACTTGGACGAATATCAATGGAGACAATGGAGAAGCTGGTGCAAAAGGAGATAAAGGAGATAAAGGAGACAAAGGAGATACTGGCTTTAAAGGTCAGAATATGGAAGGAAAACCAGGTGAACCAGGAGCCGAAGGTATGCCAGGAAAACCAGGTACTCCAGGAGGACCAGGAGAAGGTGTAACTATTGTAACCAATAATGACGGAGTTTGGGTTGTTCAACCAGATGGTACATGGGTAAAAATCAATGGAGAAGATGGTGAAAAAGGAGAAGATGGTGAAAAAGGAGATAAAGGAGATACTGGCTTTAAAGGTCAGAATATGGAAGGAAAACCAGGTGAACCAGGAGCCGAAGGTATGCCAGGAAAACCAGGTACTCCAGGAGGACCAGGAGAAGGTGTAACTATTGTAACCAATAATGACGGAGTTTGGGTTGTTCAACCAGATGGTACATGGGTAAAAATCAATGGAGAAGATGGTGAAAAAGGAGATAAAGGAGATAAAGGAGACAAAGGAGATACTGGCTTTAAAGGTCAGAATATGGAAGGAAAACCAGGTGAACCAGGAGCCGAAGGTATGCCAGGAAAACCAGGTACTCCAGGAGGACCAGGAGAAGGTGTAACTATTGTAACCAATAATGACGGAGTTTGGGTTGTTCAACCAGATGGTACATGGGTAAAAATCAATGGAGAAGATGGTGAAAAAGGAGATAAAGGAGACAAAGGAGATACTGGTTTCAAATCAGAATCACAAGCAGGTAAAGATGGAGAACCAGGGGAACCTGGAACACCAGGAGGACCAGGTGCAGGAGTAACAGTTGTTCACAATGATAGTGGTGTTTGGATCTATGATGAGACGACTAATAGTTGGACAAAAATCAATGGAGACAATGGAGAAGCTGGTGCAAAAGGAGATCAAGGAATCCAAGGACCAGTTGGACCACAAGGACCAAAAGGAGAAACAGGAGACCAAGGAATCCAAGGAGATAAGGGATTATCTGTTACAGCTAAACCAGGCGAAGACGGAAGTGTAATCATTATTGATGGAGAAGGAACTGAACATATTGTTTCAAAAGGAGATCAAGGAATCCAAGGACCAGTTGGACCACAAGGACCAAAAGGAGAAACAGGAGACCAAGGAATCCAAGGAGATAAGGGATTATCTGTTACAGCTAAACCAGGCGAAGACGGAAGTGTAATCATTATTGATGGAGAAGGAACTGAACATATTGTTTCAAAAGGAGATCAAGGAATCCAAGGACCAGTTGGACCACAAGGAGCAAAAGGAGATACCGGAGCAACAGGACCTGCAGGAGCAAATGGAAAAGATGGTGAAAAAGGAGATACTGGAGCAAAAGGAGATACTGGAGTAACAGGAGCTCAAGGACCAGCAGGAGTAGGTGGAGTTACTACTGTTGTATTGCCATTGAAAATTAATGGTAAAAATGGTACTATGAATGATGTGGGAACAGCATCGAATCCTTATGTAATCTCTATTAATACTGCAGTTTTTGAAGCTCCGGGTGTGGTTAAGCCTGTAGATACAGATTTTAAATTGTTGACAGATGGTACTCTAAGTATTAAACCTGGGTTTAAAAATGGAGCTTGGAATAAACAAAAAGCACCAAATGATCGCCCAGAAACAACAGAAGATGATATCTATCAATATGGAAATGTAGCAATTGGAGCAGATAATGTACCTGCAAAATTAGGAAATATTGCTACAAACGCCAAGTTATACGTAGAAGGTGATACTTTCGTAAACGGAACTATCTACTCTCAAACATCAACTTATGCGGATTACGTATTCGAGAAATATTTCTTAGGAGAGTCGGCTATTAAATACGACTATGACTTCAAAGATTTAGAGTATGTGAAAAACTTTGTAAAAGAAAATCACCATTTACCTGGTGTTACGCCAATCGGTGACTTGAACAAAGCAGCAAACGGATACATTGTAGATTACTCTAAATTGGTTATTGAACAATTAGAGAAAATTGAGGAGTTGTACTTACACATTATCGAACAAGATGAAGTGAACAAAAAACAACAAGAGCATATCAATAATTTAGAATTGAGAATGCAGAAAATGGAAGAGTTACTTAATAATTTATAG
- a CDS encoding OmpA family protein, whose protein sequence is MKKNVIRFFSIASVFLVTMGGFAQGVKEKKADKSFDHYEYVNAIEIYEKIVDKGYKSINTLSKLAEAYYFKGDLKTAHKWYEELFTLAKQEDAKLPSESYYRYAQTLRGVENYEKADEYLGLFAKLEKSDSRGILFEEKKDTYLDEINAMIQRYDLESLPINSEYSDYGAAILGDKLVFTSARETEHGGKIHKWTNEAVTSLYMSTIASDGSFSEPELFDKSAKTKVNEASAIFTKDGKTMYFTRNNFKKNKKVYNSDYAILLKLYKATLNESGQWNEAVELPFNSDDFNTAHPALSPDEKWLYFASDRTGTIGESDIYRVAIYEDASFGTPENVGNRINTEGRETFPFISKDNYLYFSSDGRPGLGGLDVYMAKINVDGTFGKVVSVGAPINSSSDDFAFFINDKNRKGFVSSNREGGVGNDDIYFFQVVDCIQKIEGVVFDNSTKLPIVNATVVLFDANYKELGVITTDEEGHFATEAVECNRKFRLKASADDFLTAEVSTLLGKEFNVSKEVNIGLDPVEEKIGMDDDLFAKLKLDPIYFDFDKHSIRPDAAVELAKVVEVLKLYPQITIDVRAHTDSRGNDAYNMKLSERRAQSTRAWMISQGIEETRISAKGYGETQLVNQCANNVPCTKEEHQANRRSEFIIVKMDQSSF, encoded by the coding sequence ATGAAAAAGAATGTGATTAGGTTTTTTTCAATTGCCTCTGTGTTTTTGGTTACCATGGGTGGTTTTGCTCAAGGTGTTAAAGAGAAGAAAGCAGATAAGAGTTTTGACCACTATGAATATGTCAATGCGATTGAAATCTACGAGAAAATTGTGGATAAGGGATATAAGAGTATCAATACCTTATCTAAGTTGGCAGAGGCCTATTACTTTAAGGGAGATTTAAAAACAGCTCATAAGTGGTATGAGGAGTTGTTTACCCTGGCAAAGCAAGAGGATGCTAAACTGCCTTCCGAATCGTATTATCGCTACGCTCAGACGTTGAGAGGAGTTGAGAATTACGAAAAGGCAGATGAGTATTTAGGCTTGTTTGCAAAGCTTGAAAAAAGCGATAGTAGAGGTATTTTGTTTGAAGAAAAGAAAGATACCTATCTGGATGAAATCAACGCTATGATTCAGCGTTACGACTTGGAGTCTTTGCCTATTAATAGTGAGTATTCAGATTATGGGGCTGCTATTTTAGGGGATAAATTGGTATTTACGTCTGCCCGTGAAACAGAACATGGTGGAAAGATTCACAAATGGACTAACGAGGCAGTTACAAGTTTGTATATGTCCACTATTGCTTCAGATGGTAGTTTTAGTGAACCCGAGTTGTTTGATAAGTCGGCAAAAACAAAGGTAAATGAGGCTTCTGCTATTTTTACAAAAGATGGCAAAACGATGTACTTCACGCGTAACAATTTTAAAAAGAATAAAAAGGTTTACAACAGTGATTACGCCATTTTATTGAAGTTGTACAAGGCTACTTTGAATGAAAGCGGACAGTGGAATGAAGCGGTTGAATTGCCTTTTAATTCAGATGATTTTAATACAGCTCACCCAGCTTTGTCTCCTGATGAAAAGTGGTTATACTTTGCTTCTGATCGAACAGGAACAATAGGGGAGTCTGATATTTATAGGGTAGCAATCTATGAAGATGCTTCTTTTGGAACACCAGAAAATGTGGGTAATCGCATTAACACGGAAGGCCGAGAGACGTTTCCTTTTATTTCTAAAGACAACTATTTGTATTTCTCATCAGATGGTCGCCCTGGTTTAGGTGGTTTAGATGTCTATATGGCAAAAATCAATGTGGATGGTACATTTGGAAAAGTAGTGAGCGTAGGTGCACCTATCAATAGTTCTTCAGATGATTTTGCCTTTTTTATCAATGATAAGAACCGCAAGGGATTTGTTAGTTCTAACCGAGAAGGGGGTGTAGGTAATGATGATATTTACTTTTTTCAAGTAGTTGATTGCATACAAAAGATAGAAGGAGTTGTTTTTGACAACAGTACTAAGTTGCCAATTGTTAACGCGACAGTTGTATTATTTGATGCAAATTACAAAGAATTGGGAGTAATTACTACGGATGAAGAAGGACATTTTGCGACAGAAGCAGTGGAGTGTAATCGCAAATTTAGATTAAAAGCAAGTGCTGATGACTTCCTTACCGCTGAGGTTTCGACTTTGTTAGGGAAAGAGTTTAATGTGTCTAAAGAAGTTAATATTGGATTAGACCCTGTGGAAGAGAAAATAGGGATGGATGACGACTTGTTTGCTAAGTTAAAATTAGATCCTATTTATTTTGATTTTGACAAGCATTCTATTAGACCAGATGCAGCTGTTGAGTTGGCAAAAGTAGTTGAGGTATTGAAGTTATATCCACAGATTACGATAGATGTTAGAGCGCATACAGACAGCAGAGGAAACGATGCTTACAACATGAAGTTGTCTGAACGCAGAGCACAATCTACAAGGGCTTGGATGATAAGTCAAGGTATTGAAGAAACAAGAATAAGTGCAAAGGGATATGGAGAAACGCAGTTGGTAAACCAATGTGCAAACAACGTTCCTTGTACGAAAGAAGAACACCAAGCGAATAGGCGAAGTGAGTTTATAATTGTTAAAATGGATCAGTCTTCTTTTTAA
- the ggt gene encoding gamma-glutamyltransferase, with protein MRKILISAFVLCGSLLQVVAQNPETFKNGVIVSAHPEASKVGVDILKKGGNAVDAAVAVELALAVVYPNAGNIGGGGFIVYRGNDGTIDALDYREKAPMHARENMYWSGDGEAITDLSQNGTLATGIPGTVDGMVKAHQKYGTLSWAELVQPAIDLAEKGFAITAKQAKELTDHYAIFEKYNTQKNALTAKEHWKAGDLLVQSDLAETLKRVQKDGRKGFYEGKTAELIVAEMNRGNGMITLEDLKRYEAVWRTPIVGEYKGLKVISMPPPSSGGIALIALFQSIDQFPMKQWGFQSEKAVQVMTEASRRVYADRAEHLGDPAFHKVPTEKLVDKAYNVERLKTMSFDKATKSSDVSAGELSGYESDETTHYCVVDKWGNAVSATTTLNDSYGSKVVVGGAGFLLNNEMDDFSIKPGVPNMYGLVGGKANAIEPEKRMLSSMSPTILEKDDKLYMVVGTPGGSTIITSVFQTILNVVDFGMNMQEAVAAPRFHHQWLPDQIDYEPKALSTGVRKALQSKGYMLKERKPYGRVEGILVNADGTYQAGADPRGDDVAKGY; from the coding sequence ATGAGAAAAATACTTATATCTGCATTTGTGCTTTGTGGTAGTTTACTGCAAGTAGTAGCACAAAATCCGGAAACATTTAAAAATGGAGTGATTGTATCTGCTCATCCTGAAGCCAGTAAAGTAGGAGTTGACATCTTGAAAAAAGGTGGGAATGCTGTTGACGCTGCGGTGGCAGTAGAGTTGGCTTTAGCTGTTGTTTATCCTAATGCTGGTAACATCGGTGGTGGTGGTTTTATCGTTTACAGAGGTAATGACGGAACAATTGACGCTTTAGATTACCGTGAGAAAGCTCCAATGCACGCCAGAGAAAATATGTATTGGTCTGGTGATGGAGAGGCAATTACTGATTTAAGTCAAAATGGTACGTTAGCAACAGGAATTCCAGGTACAGTGGATGGAATGGTTAAGGCTCACCAAAAATATGGTACACTATCTTGGGCAGAATTAGTTCAGCCTGCTATTGATTTAGCAGAGAAAGGGTTTGCTATTACTGCCAAACAAGCAAAGGAGTTGACGGACCATTATGCGATTTTTGAAAAATATAATACACAAAAGAATGCTTTAACAGCTAAAGAACATTGGAAAGCAGGTGATTTGTTGGTTCAATCGGATTTAGCAGAAACATTAAAGAGAGTTCAAAAAGACGGTAGAAAAGGATTTTATGAAGGTAAAACAGCTGAGTTAATTGTAGCTGAAATGAACCGTGGTAATGGAATGATTACGTTAGAGGATTTGAAGAGATATGAAGCTGTTTGGCGTACTCCTATTGTTGGAGAATACAAAGGGTTAAAGGTTATTTCAATGCCTCCTCCAAGTAGTGGTGGTATTGCGCTTATCGCTCTATTTCAGTCGATAGACCAATTTCCAATGAAGCAATGGGGATTCCAATCTGAAAAAGCCGTGCAGGTAATGACAGAAGCATCGCGCAGGGTATATGCTGATCGTGCAGAACATTTAGGAGATCCAGCTTTTCACAAAGTGCCTACAGAGAAGTTAGTTGATAAGGCATACAATGTAGAACGTCTGAAAACAATGTCTTTTGACAAGGCAACGAAGAGTTCGGATGTAAGTGCGGGTGAGTTAAGTGGTTATGAAAGTGATGAAACAACGCATTATTGTGTAGTTGATAAATGGGGGAACGCTGTATCGGCTACAACTACATTAAACGATTCGTATGGTTCTAAAGTTGTGGTAGGTGGAGCTGGTTTCTTATTAAACAATGAAATGGACGACTTCTCTATCAAACCAGGAGTTCCAAATATGTATGGGTTAGTTGGTGGTAAGGCAAATGCTATCGAACCTGAAAAGCGTATGTTGAGCTCAATGTCGCCTACAATTCTTGAAAAAGACGACAAACTTTATATGGTTGTGGGTACGCCAGGAGGATCTACTATTATTACTTCAGTTTTTCAGACTATCTTAAATGTAGTTGATTTTGGAATGAATATGCAAGAGGCAGTTGCTGCACCGCGTTTTCATCACCAGTGGTTGCCAGACCAAATTGATTATGAACCAAAGGCTTTGTCTACAGGAGTTCGCAAAGCTTTACAGAGCAAAGGATATATGCTGAAAGAACGCAAGCCTTATGGTCGTGTAGAGGGAATTTTAGTTAATGCAGATGGTACGTATCAAGCAGGGGCAGACCCAAGAGGAGATGATGTTGCTAAAGGATATTAG